atcagaagaatcagaagaagaagaagtatcagaagaagaagaagaatcagaagaatcagaagaagaagaagaatcagaagaagaagaagaatcagaagaatcagaagaatcagaagaatcagaagaatcagaagaagaagaagaatcagaagaagaagaagaatcagaagaagaagaagaatcagaagaatcagaagaatcagaagaatcagaagaatcagaagaagaagaagaatcagaagaagaagaagaatcagaagaagaagaagaatcagaagaagaagaagaatcagaagaagaagaagaagaagaatcagaagaagaatcagaagaagaagaagaatcagaagaagaagaagaatcagaagaagaagaagaatcagaagaatcagaagaatcagaagaatcagaatcagaatcagaatcagaagaagaatcagaagaatcagaagaatcagaagaatcagaagaatcagaagaatcagaagaagaagaagaatcagaagaagaatcagaagaagaatcagaagaagaagaagaagaagaagaatcagaagaatcagaagaatcagaagaatcagaagaatcagaagaagaagaagaatcagaagaatcagaagaagaagaagaatcagaagaatcagaagaatcagaagaagaatcagaatcagaagaagaatcagaagaagaagaagaatcagaagaagaagaagaatcagaagaagaagaagaatcagaagaagaagaagaatcagaagaagaagaagaatcagaagaagaagaagaatcagaggaagaagaagaatcagaatcagaagaagaagaagaagaagaatcagaagaagaagaagaatcagaagaagaatcagaagaagaagaatcagaagaagaatcagaagaagaagaagaagaagaagaatcagaagaagaagaagaatcagaagaatcagaagaatcagaagaatcagaagaatcagaagaagaatcagaagaagaatcagaagaatcagaagaatcagaagaatcagaagaatcagaagaatcagaagaatcagaagaagaagaagaagaagaagaatcagaagaatcagaatcagaagaagaatcagaatcagaagaatcagaagaagaagaagaatcagaagaagaagaagaatcagaagaatcagaagaagaagaagaatcagaagaatcagaatcagaagaatcagaagaatcagaagaatcagaagaatcagaagaatcagaagaatcagaagaatcagaagaatcagaagaagaagaatcagaagaagaagaatcagaagaagaagaagaatcagaagaatcagaagaatcagaagaatcagaagaatcagaagaatcagaagaatcagaagaatcagaagaagaagaatcagaagaagaagaagaatcagaagaagaatcagaagaagaatcagaagaagaagaagaatcagaagaagaagaagaatcagaagaagaagaagaatcagaagaatcagaatcagaatcagaatcagaagaagaatcagaatcagaagaatcagaagaatcagaagaatcagaagaatcagaatcagaagaatcagaatcagaagaagaatcagaagaagaatcagaagaagaatcagaatcagaagaagaatcagaatcagaagaagaatcagaagaagaagaagaatcagaagaagaagaagaatcagaagaagaagaagaatcagaagaagaagaagaatcagaagaagaatcagaagaagaagaagaatcagaagaagaatcagaagaagaatcagaagaagaatcagaagaagaagaagaatcagaagaatcagaatcagaagaatcagaatcagaagaatcagaatcagaagaatcagaagaagaatcagaatcagaagaatcagaagaagaagaatcagaagaagaagaatcagaagaagaagaagaatcagaagaagaatcagaaaaagaagaagaatcagaagaagaagaagaatcagaagaaagagaagaatcagaagaagaagaagaatcagaagaagaatcagaagaagaatcagaagaagaagaatcagaagaatcagaagaatcagaagaatcagaagaatcagaagaatcagaagaatcagaagaagaagaagaatcagaagaagaatcagaatcagaagaagaatcagaatcagaagaagaatcagaatcagaagaagaatcagaatcagaagaagaatcagaagaagaagaagaatcagaagaagaatcagaatcagaatcagaagaagaagaagaagaagaagaatcagaagaagaatcagaagaagaatcagaagaagaagaagaatcagaagaatcagaagaatcagaagaagaagaagaatcagaagaatcagaagaagaagaagaatcagaatcagaagaagaagaagaatcagaagacgaagaagaatcagaagaagaagaagaatcagaagaagaatcagaatcagaagaagaagaagaatcagaagaagaatcagaagaagaagaagaagaagaatcagaagaagaagaagaatcagaagaagaagaagaaaaagaagaagaagaagaagaagaagaagaatcagaagaagaatcagaagaatcagaagaagaatcagaagaagaagaagaatcagaagaagaagaagaatcagaagaagaagaagaagaagaagaatcagaagaagaagaagaatcagaagaagaatcagaagaagaagaagaatcagaagaagaagaagaatcagaagaagaagaagaatcagaagaagaatcagaagaagaatcagaagaagaatcagaatcagaagaagaatcagaagaagaagaagaatcagaagaagaatcagaatcagaagaagaatcagaagaagaagaagaagaagaagaagaagaagaagaagaagaagaatcagaagaagaatcagaagaagaagaagaatcagaagaagaagaagaatcagaagaagaagaagaatcagaagaagaagaagaagaagaagaagaagaagaagaatcagaagaagaatcagaagaatcagaagaagaatcagaagaagaagaagaatcagaagaagaagaagaatcagaagaagaagaatcagaagaagaatcagaagaagaatcagaagaagaagaagaatcagaagaagaagaagaatcagaagaatcagaatcagaagaatcagaagcagaagaatcagaagaagaagaatcagaagaagaagaagaatcagaagaagaagaagaatcagaagaagaatcagaagaagaagaagaatcagaagaagaagaagaatcagaagaagaatcagaatcagaagaagaatcagaagaagaagaagaagaagaagaagaagaatcagaagaagaagaagaagaagaagaagaagaagaagaagaagaagaagaagaagaagaagaagaagaagaagaagaatcagaagaagaatcagaagaagaatcagaagaagaagaagaatcagaagaagaagaagaagaagaagaatcagaagaagaatcagaagaatcagaagaagaatcagaagaagaagaagaatcagaagaagaagaagaatcagaagaagaagaagaagaatcagaagaagaagaatcagaagaagaagaagaatcagaataagaagaagaagaatcagaagaagaagaagaagaatcagaagaagaatcagaagaatcagaagaagaatcagaagaagaagaagaatcagaagaagaagaagaatcagaagaagaagaagaatcagaagaagaatcagaagaagaatcagaagaagaatcagaagaagaatcagaagaagaatcagaagaagaagaagaatcagaagaagaatcagaagaagaatcagaagaagaatcagaagaagaagaagaatcagaagaagaagaagaatcagaagaagaagaagaatcagaagaagaagaagaatcagaagaagaagaagaatcagaagaagaagaagaatcagaagaatcagaagaagaagaatcagaagaagaagaagaatcagaatcagaagaagaatcagaagaagaatcagaagaagaagaagaagaagaagaagaagaagaagaatcagaagaagaatcagaagaagaagaagaatcagaagaagaagaagaatcagaagaagaagaagaatcagaagaagaatcagaatcagaagaagaatcagaatcagaagaagaatcagaatcagaagaagaatcagaagaagaagaagaatcagaagaagaagaagaatcagaagaagaagaagaatcagaagaagaagaagaatcagaagaagaagaagaatcagaagaagaagaagaatcagaagaagaatcagaagaagaagaagaatcagaagaagaagaagaatcagaagaagaagaagaatcagaagaatcagaatcagaagaatcagaatcagaagaatcagaatcagaagaatcagaactGGCGGAAGAGGAAAGGCAATTGTTAGGTAACAGCAAGAGTAGAGTTGGAGTTCTGTGGACGCATGTTAAGGCACTACGAGCTTATTAGGAGATCAATGTGAGGGGTGatcaaaggaaggggaaggtggggttaAATAGCGTGTGTGAATGGATAGAAGAGAGATGAATAACATCatttgagagggagagaacagggatatatatatatatatatatatacatacatacacatatatacatatatatatgtgtgtgtgtattccagcATTTATTTTTGATAAAAAATGGCCATTATAAATCTTGGCTTCATATCGAGACTTTTAAATTATTTCTGATTACCTTTCTTGAGCACATTTCTTGGAATCTGCCAGGCAAGAATCTTGATGCTAATATTACGGAGTTACAGCTGATTGAAATCCTTATATTAATACCGTCCTTATGCTCTGTATCACTTTTAACAATGATGTCCATATTTTTAACAAGAGACGGAATTCATGGAAATGTCAGAAGTCAGGGCAGTTTGTGCCGCCAAAtcagatagatatttacatcGTCAAATGCACGGCCAAGGGTGACCTAAAACTAATCATATTGTGGAGAAAAATTGTAAGGAAAACATACAGTCAATATCTCAATAACTAATTTTATACTAATCAATTTTCTCAAAACGTTTACAAAAGTACAAAGTACGAATGGGATACACTATTTTACTGGAAGCCTTTGTATACGTTGCTATCTAAGGAAAGAAAATTTCATCCCAACAGTTTTCAAAGACTGGAGAGATGTGTTTAGTAGCCCTGAGACTTATGACCGATTATAACGGTTCATGCGAGTTACTTCATTtacaacatgaataataataagaagacccATTACACGGAGCCCGTAGTGAGCTTCCCTGTAACTCCGGGCCTTCCTGCAGAACCTAGTCAATGACACCCGCTTCGGTCATGTAGTCGAGGGCGGACAAGAAACGCGGTCGCAGCAAGGGGTTGGAGTCCAGAGAGTCCACGATCTTCTGCTGAAATTCCTTATTACCTTCAACAGTGAAGAATGCGTCGGCTTCGGGGACATCGTCCGAATTCATGACGATAAAAGGGATGGTCATGAGGCTGATCAACAAGCCGAAAATATGCTTGTCTCGGAACTCCTGTCTAAGGTCCTCGAGGCTGAACGGGACGCGGTGACCGGCTGCCTCCGTCACTTGGCTGAAGGACGCGTGGTAGGCCGCGAGGAAGTCCTGCACGCTGCTGCTGATAAGCGAACCGTTTACGCTCGAGAAGCAGAAGTAGTTGAGGTCAGAGGCGAGCGAGGCAAAGCGGGTCACTTGCAGGTCGAGCAGCATCACCTCCAGGGGCGCTCCCGAGTCGTCATACCTGTGAGGTCGAGAATGCTGCCTTGAGGGAATCATTGTTCACTTAAGGCTTGAGTACATTCAGGAGAATGCTTACTTTTCCTTTCGGTCGAAACAGAAACGATTTCATGAACacaaaaacagcaagaaaagaaaagactgacTTACCTAAACATAAAGTTATTGTTCCAACAGTCTCCGTGACAAATGACTTGAAATGGAGGTTTCGCTGCTAATTGGTCTTCGAATATGTCTAGGTTATTCTGCTGGTTCCGAATGGTCCATTGCAGGATGTTATCATAGCCTTTGATAATGCTTAGTAGCTTCACTGCTCCATCCATATTGTTTGCCATTATCATCTGCATAAATTTTCGATCGTCTCCCGAACTACTTATCCAGTCTTTCTTGAGGAGCGGGTGTCGGTCAGTCGGATCTCCGTACCTTCTCTTTAGGATATCCGAAGCTGCGTGTAGCCTTGCCAGCTCCTTGAGGACCAGGTACACATGCGCGGCGTCCAGACCCAGCTTCCGGTCGGCCATCTTGAACCCCCGGGCGCGAAGGTCCTCGAAGAAGATCATTTCCCTGCCGACGTTTCTCTCCGCGAAGTGGAAAGTGGGGACACTCAGTCTGCTCAGGCCCACCAGCTCCAAAGCGGAATTCAGATCCGGCAAAATGTCCGTGTAGAAATTGATCTCCTTCTCCATGATGTCGCTTATCATGTCGCCCATCGCTTCCACGTTTCGTTGCGGATTGAGTTTGACGACGTAGGACACGTGGCAGTCCTTGGCGTCCAGCGAGTACGTCACTTCAACGCTCGTGACGCAGGTGGCCATGTTGTCGCCCTTCTGTGTGAAGTCCTTGACGGCCCAGGACAGGAGGCGGGCGTCGGGGCCCTTGTCCTTCGCCAGCGTCGCCTCCACGTGCCGCTGCTCAATGGAGTCCTGCGGCTTCTCTGCCTGCGGCTTCTCTGCCTGCGGCTTCTCTGCCATGTCGTCTGCAATGGACACGCATGGGGTtaatgcctatatacatacggacagacatttcttggtgtgacaggctgtctgtttgcttctaagcaacccccccgtgtgcaaggaatgggcgGGTTACCATCCAATGACAGCGCGGGATTGAATGCAggccagcaagattgctaaacgagaaaGGCACCACTGCACCAAACAtgatatgtgtacacataaaagatatatatggatgtatatacatataaataaatatatgtatagatgtaagtacataaacacacacacacatatatatatccctacctactgtatacacacacataaaaatatatatatacatatattcatacatacatatatatatatatatatatatatatagagagagagagagagagagaatatatatatggatatatatttatatatacatgaacatatatataaatataaatgtatacatatatatatatttatatatatatatatatatatatatatatatatcgctctttcaacacacacacacacatacacacacacatacattttcgcgggaataaaaatgacaataatgaaagtaagaaaataaaatttataataacagAAGATGATAATTAAGTGAATTTACATACTTCGACAGAATAACTAAGATTATGAATTCTAGTAGCTGAAACAAACACAGcacaaaagacaataaaaaaataaacacagcaaataaaatagataaaataaaataataaaacaaataaacacaacacaaaagaGAATAACcacagtaaataaaataaataaaatgaaatattaaacAGATACACACTGCACAAAAGAGTATAACAAAACTGAAGAGATAAAACGAAATGCAGTGAAATGCTGTAATCCGATAAGATAAAGTGACGAGAAATCGAAAAGGTTAAGATAAGATTTATATAAAGGAATTCGAACCTCCAACACAAACCCGGAGTGTTGATTCGATAGAGCATTTTGTTTGGTTTTCACATGTCTGATTTTTCCAATGATAACTAGAGCGGTATTAGTAATGGTACGAATAATAAGTTTTCTCTCCGATTCACACAATCTTTTCAGGCATTATGTTATGGTGGAAAGTGGCACGTTGTGTCACTGTCAAGTAAGGATATAAAGGGATTCGAACACAAACTGAAGTGGAATTCGATGTTCAGATTTTTTTCGAGCTAGTCTGTCGCAAGAATCTATTAATCTCCCCATTCTGAAGCACTGTCATTTGCCTAAGCTGCTTTGAGATTAAATAGTGGCAGGTGGTTTTGGAGGCTGCAACAGAGATAAatcaatagacaaacaaacaagcaactgAACATACAAAACCTACATAAACACAAGTATGAAGTGTCAAATGATATGAAGAAGAATTGGCAACTCGGGGGCAAAGGGTCCATGACTGTTTGCGATTTTGTCTATAATTTGCCTCGTGCCACATATCAAAACTAACGCTGCTAAGCAGAACAAATATTCACATCGTTATAGACCCAAATTTGATAATCTAGTATAATAACAGGATGAGTTAAATATCGCaacaaattttatattatattataacagtaatattatacgttcatcatcatcatttgggagctaccGCCGGCAGggacgcatagccgcatccatcctttgcttccacctacgagggtccctcatggcgagccgccaggcaggggcccggtccatctctagctcctcacgacaggtttgatcgatctgcccaagccacgacttcctcggtcgtcccacaggcctcctccacccagggttatctcagacagagacaacctggtgggcagggtcatcctgcgggaatcgagtcaAGTGGCCgtttagcctgagttggcgatcacggattgtgcaagtaataggCTCTGTACCGATCTCACTGTGCAACCGTTggctggacacatggtcccgccaattgtaccccatgatccggcgcaaggatctgtcaCAAAAAgcctcaagacgagattccagagcacaagacagtgtccaggtttcactaccataactAAGATCAGGGCCTTGaggacacgtaacttggtccttctgcacaggtaccagcatctccaaatactcttggcgagagatttcatgacccctgctgctagatccatccgtctactgacttcctggtctgacagcccagagtcgtgaattgCACTACTgaagtatataaaactctctgtgaatTCGAGGTTTTCtccacaagcacgtaccgactgtacagggtctcctagtcggcccccaaaatcctggatcttggtcttggtccaggagacctctagccccaggggctttgcttcattgctaaatgcctcaagagccgccactagggttttcagagattcagagagaatggcaacatcatcagcaaagtcaaggtccgtaaccttgatattgcccagagttgctccacagtgactttggacagtagctctaccaagtaaccaatccatgcaagttacatatatatacatacatatacacatatatatgtatttatatgcagacatatatacatatttatatgcaaatacatacacacacacacacacacacacacacatatatatattatgtttgtgtgtgtgtgtacttatatatatgtatatatatgtatatatgtatatatatgtatatatgtatatatacacatatacacattatacacattacacacacacacacaaacacacacatatatatatatatatttacatatatataaacatatatatacatatatacatatatatatatatacatatatacatatatatacatgacacaaacacaaacacagtaacgtgtacacaaagatgagaggaaaacagccaacgattcaatttcatttcttactgtggttgtcttcctttcatatatatacatatatatataaatatatatacatacacacacacacacacacacacacacacacacacacacacacacacacgcacacacacacacacacacacacatacatatatacatatatacatatacacacacacatatatatacatatatatgtatatatacagacatatacatatttatatacaaatacatatacatgcacacacaca
Above is a window of Penaeus chinensis breed Huanghai No. 1 chromosome 26, ASM1920278v2, whole genome shotgun sequence DNA encoding:
- the LOC125038950 gene encoding uncharacterized protein LOC125038950 — protein: MAEKPQAEKPQAEKPQDSIEQRHVEATLAKDKGPDARLLSWAVKDFTQKGDNMATCVTSVEVTYSLDAKDCHVSYVVKLNPQRNVEAMGDMISDIMEKEINFYTDILPDLNSALELVGLSRLSVPTFHFAERNVGREMIFFEDLRARGFKMADRKLGLDAAHVYLVLKELARLHAASDILKRRYGDPTDRHPLLKKDWISSSGDDRKFMQMIMANNMDGAVKLLSIIKGYDNILQWTIRNQQNNLDIFEDQLAAKPPFQVICHGDCWNNNFMFRYDDSGAPLEVMLLDLQVTRFASLASDLNYFCFSSVNGSLISSSVQDFLAAYHASFSQVTEAAGHRVPFSLEDLRQEFRDKHIFGLLISLMTIPFIVMNSDDVPEADAFFTVEGNKEFQQKIVDSLDSNPLLRPRFLSALDYMTEAGVID